DNA sequence from the Cydia fagiglandana chromosome 12, ilCydFagi1.1, whole genome shotgun sequence genome:
gtcaacaatttttggctagccagactctataaaTTGCACAATTTCCGAAATACCaattaacatttgtaaaataacaaactatacttaatgtaaaataacgtaaattacttaaaggtatgttttaacacttttaactgaccgcgcaataGTAgcgcttacttacttacttactgccgtggcgcagcgacccgaagtggatcttggcctctgacactaaggaacgccatgcttctctgtctagcgccgtttctgtccaatcgatggcaccgagctcgttcagatctttcacgatcTTTCAATAGTAGCGCTCCTAGCGGTAAATTCTCGCGATAttttctaattcaaacttttttgaaaatatcgatatgaacagcactggccaaactgtgctatcatttgtgcacattgacctgtcaatttagtttgcgagattctggaggcaacttgtATATGGCAATGTTTTTAAACGTCATTCTCTATGGTATATGTTTGTCAAAATCGTTTAAATATTCGTTGTGTTTTGTGATGAATGGGAAAAACATGGTGAAACCTTACACAACCGGCGTGCGGGAGTTATTTTACCGCATGAGGAATAATTTACACTAGTAAAAAATCACCACGAGGCGATTCAAGCTCAAAAACGACAATGTTTACAAAATTTGGAGTTGATGACGGGTAAGTGGAATGAAACATCTTAATACTTGCACCATGTgtagataatataatattggTTTGGACTAAGGTTTCACAGCAAATTGAACACACCTAATAGGTATAGGCATACttactgcaacagtaactttgtaatatcatatatttatatgggacttgtagcgatgctacgtatttgcctaggataaatacatgtttttccatacaagataaccggtacaacatgactgtcgcatttccaacaaaataacatacaccagagtatgacacttaggtaaaactataatgtaccttctcagctgtaggttggttggcatatcctgcctcctggttaactggtttcgaagaaacaagtctaaagagtatgccacttgaacggaacttgtcacccaaattgcgcggaggttgttgaaccaaacctggcttcatgcatatcaaaatgatcctcctaGTCTACCtaaactgctcaaataggtcacttcctaatttaattagtattttagaatcattttcggaattcttatgaaacataaataaggttgaaattttgacaggagaactgtcagagagtagactatgcgtttagttaccgcatcggaaagaaggtattctgaatgaaacaaggtaggaaacgtacgatagaaatataattattagtaattattattaaccacttaaaatattacaagtattaatgagcattgatattttttcgagagtcatatgatttggaaaaggtttaagttggtttgacgtttgatgcgtcgatatggatcgaaacggagggctggggattttTCTAGAATCGATGGATGGATGTGTcagttggtactggggcacgctagcatttatacagttcctaattgaatatcgaaataaaccgcctcgcccccttccgccgcctgccctggccggtggaagattgggatatatgtaaagtgcgccgtgtgtgtgtgtgttgtgcgcgaaaagggcgtagcccaccgagtgctttccgtgccgccggcgagcgcaagcatggccgacggtcgtgttgctccgagcgccgttgcgcgctccctgatgtgctgagcgtcgtggggacgctggttttcaccgcagggcgcagtttccaaggcctgtggactgcgtgccgcctggcgatcccgaggtgcttcacacaggcctccccttcacttgcgtggcctatcggctccgaggcgcatcacgttggcgccaccatcaagccgtagggcacggccttgacccgcgagccgtgtgtcggacagccttgccgcggtccgacgaccccaaggtcttATCGCGCGGGttcttcttgtggaactcctgagcgccgcgggttgttctcgcccgggcttgccaaagccggagcttgaggaacgcccgtcgcccaccgtcagcgatccgcctgctgcgttaaataccagcgggcctgtggatgatagctacgttcggtacccgtgagtgcactagacttttatcccaggttttggccaagacTCCGCATCTCGTCcttctcgcgatcgtagattaaggtttactatagtgtcaccacaaaaccgccgacagtttagagaaaccgattgtattctgagcagcgcccgccctaaagcggagtgcattgtagtagttagcgaattgtattaaattgcatgtcatatatttggttttatcttttcgaTATCCtgtcaagttcccattaaccaggtaagagtaacaagaggacccttgcactccaaaagtgaaatgttttactgcggatcttatccgaggcatcacttccattaatcatttagacattttaaaaaccttattattccttcttaacaacaacaatattattttttatatacgacagactacaaacttacttatgcagttcttaaatctttaaaacgtgactgatattgcgatatttttaggttttatatGGCTTGATACGCTGAAAACTACTTAAGTTTAAAATTTGAagcttgtgggtatgctagaagtaccctAGAATTATGATGATCGTACGTGAGTGAGTTTGTGAGTGAGTGAGTGTCAGTGTCGAAACTAAGGAACTTTGACGTACAATAATTCTTAAACTACAAGTTCAAATTGAGTGTTTTTGAGAATATATCTAAAGTGTCACTGAAAATTCGGGGTTCTAGCTTTAGCCAGCACAAAATTACAGGACGTCGAAAATCGCCTGAATCGCTTCGGGAAAAGGATGGTATAATATACGGCCGTGCGTCTTTGTATtactcgacttggcgggggcactgccgtgtcCCCAGATCACAAAATCCGGGGAAGTCACACTACACGTTCCGTGATATTTCGAATTtgtaactttttagggttccgtacccaaagggtaaaacgggaccctattactaagacttcgctgtccgtccgtcagtccgtccgtcagtcagtccgtccgtccgtccgtccgtccgtccgtctgtcaccaggctgtatctcacgaaccgtgatagctagacagttgaaattttcacagatgatgtatttctgttgccgctataacaacaaatactaaaaacagaataaaataaagatttaagtggggctcccatacagcaaacgtgatttttgatcaaagttaagcaacgtcgggcgtggtcagtactcggatgggtgaccgttttctttttgcattttttccgttttttttgcactATGGtacttcatgcgcgagtccgactcgcacttgcccggttttttttgctaaacaccatccctATATGCTTGTCGAGTCAACAAATACGCACCAAAGCGTCGACTAGTATAGTAGTATAGTTTTACCTctatgcaaattatattttagtaggtacttattttatcGTACTTAATCCTCAAAGAACGTTTAGAGCGAAGACTTAATGCTAAAAAGCATTTTCTTCAGGGCACTTAACGTCGTCTGTTTCAAGAATAACCTTTATCAATATTAAGTACCCACTTAGTAATACATAGTTGCTTTAACCTAAGTCTTATTTAGGCGTTTCGACTTCGACGACCGGCCTGGCCAAGTGGGTAGTGATCCGGCCTATGAAGCCAATGGTTCTATGGTAATGGCATTTATTCCTGTGATGAGCACGGatttttgttcctgagtcatgtgtgttttctatgtatttataaatgcatagcccgctccacactcgtacGCGATTcgcttattatacatatatattatgtcgGCGACCGAtcataagatcaggcagatcgtaatgttcctgtgtaacgttttgacgatagtcacattaaaccaatatataggtaggataggttcgttaagttgcttcagatgcccgaaggccaaactgcccagaaatagggctccgtcgactcagggaacgagtcaaagattttcacgtttcaggatatgcctaggaatttcacgatatgcctgatcttacgatcggtcgccgacatatacatatcgttgtctaagtatccacaacataagccttattgagcttactgtgggacttacgAGTAGTAAATTTGTGTAATTATgcgtaaataatatttttttttatatttcttataTGAATTTTGTATTTACAATGATCTATTTTGTAggtacaatatttttaaatatcattTACACGAACTCAGTTTGAAATACTTAATTTACCtaatacactgagagaaaattacaacaaaaatacacttagaattacaaaaataaacttaatccgcggacaaggagagttaactaataggaacaaattgacttttgcaatttctattagttcttgcaatttctattattagAGTAGAAACTATGAAGTACGCTTTCAGTGTCTCGAATGTCAGGCTGGCTCGTTGAAGAGTTTATTATATCTAAACAATAAGGAACACATTCGTCTAAATCTATGGATGTAGGATAAGCGATTAATTTGCATTTGAGCTAAGTAGGGACTGGTTGTGTTCTTCAATTAGGGTGTCGTATGACACACCgggttgtttatttatttgaagaaaTTGTTCATAGGTTTCAGATATAGAAGGTAGATTGTGTGAATCATCTTCGTTATTAGTTGTCTGTGGTGGATTGCCTATTACTGACGTAGGGGAATTTGTTTCTTGAGAATCGGTTAGAGTATTGACAGGGAAGCGAGTCAGCGCGTCGGCGTTTGCATTTAATCTCCCTTGCTTATAGACGATTTCGTAATCGTATTCTTCCAGTTTTAGACGCCATCGAATAAGTTTGGAGCCGGGGTCCTTAACGTTCATAAGCCATACAAGTGGTCTATGGTCAGTTACGATTTTGAACCTTCGGCCATATAAATATGGTCGAAAAGTTTTGACTCCGAACAGAATTGCAACCAACTCTTTTTCGGTAGTAGAGTAATTTCCCTCGGCTTTGTTGAGAGTTCGTGATGCGAAGGCGATTGGTTTATCGTTTCCAATTTCACCCTGAGATAAAATGCAGCCGACTGCGTAATTTGATGCATCTGTAGTCAAAATGAATTCTTTCTGAAAGTCAGGATATTGGAGTAGCGGAGCAGttgttaatttatgtttaagTGTATTGAATGCCTGGTCTTGTTCGGCGGACCATTGGAAATGAGCATCCTTTTTTAGGAGCGAAGTAAGGGGTTTCGTGATTTTAGAGAAATTTTCGATGAATCGACGATAATAACCTACTAATCCCAGAAAGGATTTAATTTCTTTTGGGTTTCTAGGAACTGGGAATTCGGTTACTGCCTTGACTTTATCGGGGTTAGGTGCTACCCCATTATCGGTTATAATATGACCGAGATAAGTGGCTTCGCGTCTTAAGAATTCGCACTTATCCGGTTGGAGCTTTAAGTTGAATTGACGTAATCTGTCGAATACTAATTTGAGTTTCTCCATATGGGATCGAAGGTCATGCGAATAGATTATACAGTCGTCTAAGTAGACGTAACAATGGAGGCCCTGCAAACCTGTTAGGACAGTGTTCATTAGTTTTTGGAAGGTGGCAGGTGCATTTTTTAACCCAAAAGGCATACGGGTATATTCGAAATGGCCTTGAACTCCATTTGTTGTGACCGTGAACCCAGTTTTTGGGGCGTCTTcgctttttaatttaatttgatgaAACCCACTGACGAGATCGAGTGTTGTAAAATATTTAGAGTGACCTAGTTGGTCGAGAATATCGGTTATTAAAGGTAAAGGATAGATTTCGGTGACAGTGGCATCATTGAGTTTACGGTAATCAATCACAATTCGCCACTTTTGTTTACCAGAGGCATCTCTTTTCTTGGGTACTACCCATACTGGGGCGCTCCATGGTGAAGTGGAGGGGCGTATTATATTTTGCTCCAGCATCTTTTTAATTTGGCTTTCTACTTCGTTTTTGTGACATTCTGGAAAACGATAAGATTTTACGTGAATTGGAACTGAATCTTTTGTGTCAATTGAATGTTCTATGGCGCTAGTACAACTCAACGACTCCCCTTCGAGATAAAATATATCAGTATAATCTGCGCAACATTCTAATAATACTCTCGTCTCTTCGTCGTTTAGGTGAGATGTTCGAATAAGATCTAGAACTTCTTGAGATCTATCACGGGAGGAGGCTGTGACGTTAAGTACGTCGGCAACAGATTCGTCCACTTGCATCGAGGTCTGGATGTCGAAAGGTTGTAAGTGgactttataattttttattacCACTTCAAAGTTAGTTGTGTTAAGAACGGATACGTTGACCCGTCCATTGGCTTTAGGTTTCACTATGCAATTTGCAAGATAAACTCCGGCGGAAATGTGATGATCTAAAATTACACCTTCGGTGAAATGAGCTGTTTCGAGTGGGGGATTTGAAATTTGGCATTCGATTATGGCTTCAGACCGTGGAGGGATGGTGTAAACCGGTTCGTTAAAATAGAAGGGTAGTGAGTGACCTTGAACTATGAGCTGATTTGTTGAATATAGGATATCAGCGTTAGTATATTTCAGGAAATCATTCCCTAAAATACCATCGTATTTCAAATACACATCATCTGTGATGGCGTGGAACTCAAAGTGAAAAGAAGCTGCGTTTTCTTTATAATCTGGGCATACAAAGGTCAATAGAAAAGAGCCCAGGGTTTCGCAAAATGAACTATTTTTACTTAGGCCCTTGAGTAGGATTTTATCATTAGACAGCAGCGGTTTTGTATCAAAGTTTTTAAATTTGGTTATACTGACACTCGATCCAGTATCAATAAGGAAACATAGAGCCTTTTTGGCATACTTTGTCTTTAGGTATATGTATGGTAGGGATATTTTATTAACGGATGACCCTATTTCATATATAGGGAGTGAATTAGAGACTCCTATAGGAGTAGAATGATGTACTTTAGTTGTAGGGCTCAACGAGTCAGAGGCTTCCGTCAGGAAGGGTTGAGGTGTAATAGATTTAGGACTCGACGAAACAGAGGCTCCCGTAAGGGAGGGTTGAGGAATGTTAGATTTAGGACTCAACGAAACAGAGGCTCCCGTAAGGGAGGGTTGAGGAATGTTAGATTTAGGACTCAACGAAACAGAGGCTCCCGTAAGGGAGGGTTGAGGAATGTTAGATTTAGGACTCAACGAAACAGAGGCTTCCGTCAGGAAGGGTTGAGGAATAATAGATTTAGGACTCAACGAAACAAAGGCTCCCATAGGGGAGGGTTGAGATTTGGCCTTTGTAAGGATTGTAGGAATAGTGCCCTTAGGATTCGGAACACGACGGCACATATTCGTGGCCCGattatttagtttaaattatattcataatCGCTGGCGTTCTCGGAACTAACTTGATCGGGTGACGGTGAATATGCACGTGCTTGAATTGCTTCATTTGTAACGTGATGCGCGGCGGCCTCATTATTGTCATTATTACGTTTATATTTCTCGTTATTAAATTGCCGTTTTCGGCATTGCGAAATATCATGGCCTAAGCGTTTGCAATACCTGCAGGATAATTGGGCTCCTGTATTTTGGTTGGAACTATGCGGCTGCGAATCGAAAGACACACGCGGCCGGGCCACATGCTTATTTTTATTAGGACATTCACTTTCGGAATGCCCGTTTCTCCCGCAGATTTTGCATTTAGGCCTAGACGACGTTTTATATATAAGATTTTGAATTTTCTCTTCCTCTAAGGCGATATTGATTGCATTATTCAAATTCTTGGGATTTCTGCAACGGACCATGTTGCCTAACCTAGGGTGTAGCCCTAGCGAAAAGGTGTGTAGTGCCAGGTCTTCCGTCATGGCTATGCGGCCAGACAGATCCTTTTTGTAAGAGTCCGAATTGTGAATTTCGGACTGTAAGTCCGTTAGACATGTTTCTATTCGTAAAGCGAATTGTGCAACTGTCTCGTTGCTTTCCTGTTTGCATGACTGAAGGTCaattaataaatgattataatgcTTTCTCTCTCcaaagttttgttttaaaaaagtttttagGCTGTCAAAGGTGTCGAAAATTTTATTAGAACATGCTATCTGTGCTTTGCCCTCTAATCGTGCAtagatatatttaaataataaagttttttggtTCTCTGATGCTAAATCTAACGCGTTCTGGCAATTAGTAAGGAAGGCCGTGAGCGTCTCACGATCTCCCTTATAAGGGTTAATAAATTTACACAGGACGGAAATTGAAAACTCCTCGCTTGTTTCgggttttttttcagttttgtcAACCATTGTTAAATAATTTAGGGGGTAGTAAATCGaccttgaaaataaaatatgtagcgGTAACAAAAATCAAGTGTTTTACTCACAGGATGAGCGCGATGAGAATCTTCATCTGGAGAGACGTTTGTTGGCGTTGAAGAAGTCGTAGGGGTGCTGCCGATAGGACAACTGTTGAAGGGCGGCCGGAAAACCTTCCGACAGCGGAATACAGGTTGGCTTTCCTCGGGCGGTTCGTTGGCAGGCTTATTCAAAAAAATAAGGCTGACTGTCGCAACGGCTGGACCACGAAGGAAATCAGGAACTTGACGAGGCGGCAGGAAGTCAAGAGATTGATGGTGTTGATGCCCCGGAGATGGATCGGTGGTGCCTGTGCAAGGCGCTTCTGGATACGTGGTTCTTCTTAAAAAAGTCTTTTGGATATTTAACGTGTTTTCCGTCGCGTATGGAATCCAGCAGAACGATACGGTTTCCGTGCTGGAATCCCACTTCTGACACCACTATTACGGGGTGGATCAGGAGTCAGTttttaaaaaaactaattttgaAACACACACGACTTTAATACttagatttagaaaaataaaatgacaaAAAGGTGTAAACCACGCGCGAGTCCAATCCGATCTAATTGGtgttaattatttacttaatacGAAAGCTATGTAGCCCTTACGTTGCATTGACGTCAATGAGTCAATGCAACTCGGCGTTTACATTGTAATGGCCAACCCTGTAATTTACGATATAACAGTGCCTTCCCGAGATCAAGGTGGAACTCTCAGAGATTAGAAAAACGTATGAATTCACAAGTGACAAATGGGATGAGTGCATTTTACGTATTGCTGAAGTTGAGAGCAAGATCCCTGAGATTGAGATCCTCCACGGCAAGGTTGAAACTTTAGGCCAAGAAGTGTCATCCCTCAAAAGTGAACTCGCTAGTAGGGATCAGTGGCAACGGCTCAACAATGTAGAAATTAAAGGGGTTCCACTTAAGAAGAATGAGAACCTGTTCTTGATCCTTGACAATATTTGCGGCGTTGTGGGATTCCCAATCGATAAGAATAGTATCAATTATATTTCAAGGGTCCCTGCTCAGAACTCAAATGAGAAGTGTATCATTGTAGGATTTATAAATAGATACATAAAAGAAGAATTCTTGGCTTCAGCGCGACTTAAGAAGACCATCACGGCTGAAGAAATCGGATTTCAGGGCAGTAAACAAAGAATCTTCGCCAACGATCACTTGACTCCTATGTACAAGCAGCTGCTGACGAAGACGAAAAGTACTCTTAAGTCGAAAGGATATGCGTACATATGGGTCAAATACGCGAAAATTCACGTACGCAAGGATGACTCTTCCaaagtatttataattaatagtgATAATGATTTAAACAAATTAGTCTAATCAAGGTCGTAATGTACTTAGTTTTCTCATTATTGTTGTCTCGGTTAATTTTAGTGGTGAACTTACTATTTTtcatattaaaatttttatacATCACGCAAACTTTGAGTACCGTTGTCCGGCCTAAACCGGGCGGGAGTTGTTATTGTCTGGGTCGGCCGCTTATCGCCGATTGCATTCTTTGCATGTTGCTACTGTTCTTATTGTTGTTGAGCTCATTAAAAGATATTTATCCTTGTCTAATTCATTTGATTTTCGTGCTTGTTTATGACTTACTCGCTCACGCTAATGGGAAACTGTTTATGTCTGTAGgcgattatttaaattattttacaaataggACTTTCTGGAGTGCTAAATATTTCATTGACGTGTTTTTACTGTTCGATTGTTcattattatgttttaatataatgtttttaagaatattttttCACAGTGAATAGTAAACTTACATATCCAACAATTTACTACCAGAATGTGAGGGGTTTACGGACTAAAACATCGATATTTTATAGGAATTTAAGTTTAGCTTGCTACGATATTATTATGTTGACGGAAACGTGGCTTTTGGATGGGGTCTTAGATAACGAGCTATTTGATGACCGATATATGGTTTGGAGGCGAGACCGTGACGCGGCGCTGACAGGTCAAGGTCGTGGCGGAGGCGTGCTCATCGCTGCCCGCAGGGACCTGGCTGTGGTACCGCACCCGGAGTACCACTCCTCAGCTGAGGACTTGTGGGTCACTCTGTCTATATCTGACGACTCAAATAAAGTACTTAACGTTCACCTATGTGTCTTATATCTATGTAAGCAAAATGGAGGATTTACGTTTTCCCAACAATTATCTAACTTTTGCAACCAACTTGAAAATATTGTAATTAATCACCCCAATGATAAATTCCTAATTTCCGGGGATTTTA
Encoded proteins:
- the LOC134669302 gene encoding uncharacterized protein LOC134669302; the protein is MLDLGLNETEAPCLPEIKVELSEIRKTYEFTSDKWDECILRIAEVESKIPEIEILHGKVETLGQEVSSLKSELASRDQWQRLNNVEIKGVPLKKNENLFLILDNICGVVGFPIDKNSINYISRVPAQNSNEKCIIVGFINRYIKEEFLASARLKKTITAEEIGFQGSKQRIFANDHLTPMYKQLLTKTKSTLKSKGYAYIWVKYAKIHVRKDDSSKVFIINSDNDLNKLV